A window of Ptychodera flava strain L36383 chromosome 1, AS_Pfla_20210202, whole genome shotgun sequence contains these coding sequences:
- the LOC139145995 gene encoding uncharacterized protein, which produces MKSFPKVKPDESKKLLELSDLCSNTEAHMRKLPDLSSLNTPQGLKPVMEKLPRFVLNKWRDNVASYKRRHKTFPPFKFFKDFLKDTAKAACDPDIPRPDDTPPGTSKSKSSQHTKTRARVHATKSSNDEKQCLFHEAKGHDLKDCKAFAKQPVADRIELCKKKGLCFKCTEKHLAKDCTSTIECAICKSKKHITCLHATPVTGLSRKQQS; this is translated from the coding sequence ATGAAGTCCTTCCCGAAAGTTAAACCAGATGAAAGCAAAAAGCTACTCGAACTCTCAGACTTATGTTCTAACACAGAGGCACACATGAGAAAACTTCCTGACCTTTCGTCCCTCAATACACCACAGGGACTCAAGCCCGTCATGGAGAAGTTACCAAGATTCGTCCTCAACAAGTGGAGAGATAACGTGGCATCATACAAACGACGCCACAAAACATTTCCTCCATTCAAGTTCTTCAAAGACTTCCTGAAAGACACAGCGAAAGCAGCATGCGATCCTGATATTCCAAGACCAGACGACACACCCCCTGGAACAAGTAAGTCAAAATCCAGTCAACATACGAAGACCAGAGCGCGTGTACACGCAACGAAATCATCAAACGATGAAAAACAATGTCTCTTCCACGAGGCTAAAGGACATGACCTGAAAGATTGCAAAGCATTTGCAAAGCAACCAGTTGCTGACAGAATTGAACTGTGTAAGAAGAAAGGCTTGTGCTTTAAATGCACTGAGAAACATCTCGCCAAAGACTGCACATCGACCATCGAATGCGCTATATGCAAGAGCAAGAAACACATCACCTGTCTCCACGCTACACCGGTGACAGGTCTAAGCAGAAAGCAACAAAGCTAA
- the LOC139146006 gene encoding uncharacterized protein encodes MNPFIDEKGLIRVGGRLRQSDIDLCGRHPIILPQDNHISRLIIDHVHRQVQHQGRQLTLSNVRANGYWIMGVHDMVRSILHKCAICRRLRAKPLTQLMADLPSDRTEKTPPFTNVGMDVFGPWAI; translated from the coding sequence ATGAACCCATTCATCGATGAAAAAGGACTCATCCGCGTTGGAGGAAGACTTCGTCAATCTGACATCGACCTCTGCGGCCGACACCCCATCATCCTCCCACAGGACAACCACATTTCACGACTTATCATCGATCATGTACATCGACAAGTACAACATCAAGGCAGACAACTCACCCTGTCAAACGTCAGAGCTAATGGCTATTGGATTATGGGTGTACATGACATGGTAAGAAGCATACTACACAAATGTGCGATATGTAGAAGACTGAGAGCAAAACCACTCACTCAACTCATGGCCGACCTACCGTCGGACAGAACAGAGAAAACCCCACCATTCACCAACGTCGGAATGGACGTATTCGGCCCCTGGGCTATCTAA
- the LOC139146037 gene encoding uncharacterized protein → MAANIEIGSIQPFDCQSDPATVAIRWKKWRRAFEFYVDGKGVKDDHQKKSLLLHSAGSDVQDLFDDMEDPGPGVLAEGAEDTAGEYQKAMRTLEANFSPQVNIPYERHLFRQLKQEESESIDQFIARLRGQANYKNCDFRDTDEQMRDQIIDKCKSSALRRKLLEKGGALTLKRVQEIARAMEAVDVQVKKMEGDMKQDVNQVRQARPKGNLCLVNRVKRLVKDVFAVDVRDISRKTKSALLEQLRAINVS, encoded by the coding sequence ATGGCAGCAAATATTGAAATCGGTAGTATACAACCGTTTGACTGTCAGAGCGACCCTGCTACTGTGGCTATACGTTGGAAAAAATGGCGGAGAGCGTTCGAGTTCTACGTCGATGGGAAGGGAGTAAAAGATGATCATCAGAAGAAATCACTCCTGTTACACTCTGCTGGGTCGGACGTTCAGGACCTTTTCGACGATATGGAAGATCCTGGACCTGGTGTTTTGGCGGAGGGTGCCGAGGACACAGCAGGTGAATATCAAAAAGCCATGCGCACATTGGAAGCTAATTTTAGCCCACAAGTTAACATTCCATATGAGCGACACCTTTTCCGTCAGTTGAAACAAGAGGAATCTGAAAGTATCGATCAGTTTATTGCGAGACTAAGAGGTCAGGCTAATTATAAGAACTGTGACTTTAGAGATACCGATGAACAAATGCGTGATCAAATCATAGATAAATGTAAATCGTCAGCCCTGCGTCGAAAGTTGTTGGAAAAAGGCGGCGCTCTCACTTTGAAAAGAGTGCAAGAAATCGCGAGAGCGATGGAAGCTGTCGATGTGCAAGTGAAGAAAATGGAGGGCGACATGAAACAGGATGTCAACCAAGTCCGGCAGGCTAGACCAAAGGGAAACCTGTGCCTGGTAAACAGAGTAAAAAGACTAGTAAAAGATGTTTTCGCTGTGGACGTCAGGGACATTTCCAGAAAGACAAAGAGTGCCCTGCTAGAACAGCTACGTGCAATAAATGTCAGTTAG